A region of Toxorhynchites rutilus septentrionalis strain SRP chromosome 1, ASM2978413v1, whole genome shotgun sequence DNA encodes the following proteins:
- the LOC129777745 gene encoding DNA-directed RNA polymerase III subunit RPC3 — MSIQLGKLCSCIIQQHFGDVVRTVADDLFTAVAKTLTMIVNSTQLTKSEVCKALAILLKFGLVRYQPNKALTGTEYILDYEKILMVLRYPRYVHLIQTKYGPESAILTEELLRAGYQTASYIILKATAASDEKDKGTITKLREKFNDLVTKNYFIRAPSPKPVEQSAELMILDYEEQNLFQMPELDLKKLLDLQENKINKAPDEGIYWLVNLEKFHLDFRDTIMMSAVERLVDENAGESLTYLLQLMYTRTKPWETVSNPIPMVELKQICEKKSNNSELIKYLDQYIAVIESIGFLSKFGDMGGGQYTLNMKRIFEQLTWSCIENVITEKYGSKAARIFRVIRMKKYVEQEDIQKEAMVPAKEAKQLTYKLMQENYLQIQPFRKLGGGNAGAPKSFFLFYVNQTQIVAMLLEICYKSLYNSITRSTHDKTVNKRLIEKSQRLDSIVEAMKDRGESEDYIAEIQETLTPPEKEILHKVKIRVKSLYSAEIGIDETIFLLKLFQQYQKK, encoded by the exons ATGTCCATTCAACTTGGCAAATTGTGTTCATGTATCATACAGCAGCATTTCGGCGATGTAGTTCGAACTGTTGCTGATGATTTATTCACTGCAGTAGCGAAAACTCTCACAATGATTGTCAACAGTACACAGCTAACAAAATCAGAG GTCTGCAAAGCTCTTGCTATATTACTCAAATTTGGATTAGTGCGTTATCAACCTAATAAGGCTCTAACAGGCACTGAATATATTTTGGATTATGAGAAAATATTGATGGTACTGAGATACCCTCGCTATGTACACTTAATTCAAACTAAATATGGTCCTGAATctgcaatattaacagaagaatTGCTTCGGGCAGGATATCAAACTGCATCGTATATCATATTAAAAGCAACCGCAGCTTCCGATGAGAAAGACAAAGGCACTATCACTAAACTGCGGGAAAAGTTTAATGACTTGGTGACAAAAAACTACTTCATAAGAGCACCTTCGCCGAAGCCTGTCGAACAGAGCGCCGAACTAATGATACTCGACTATGAAGAACAAAATCTCTTCCAGATGCCTGAACTCGATCTTAAGAAGCTGTTAGATTTACAGGAAAATAAGATCAATAAGGCACCCGATGAGGGAATTTATTGGTTGGTGAATTTAGAGAAGTTCCATCTGGATTTTCGCGATACAATTATGATGAGTGCAGTGGAACGATTGGTCGATGAAAACGCTGGCGAAAGTTTGACCTATTTGTTGCAATTAATGTACACTAGGACTAAGCCGTGGGAAACGGTATCGAATCCCATTCCTATGGTTGAGTTGAAACAAATTTGCGAGAAGAAATCCAATAATTCAGAGCTGATCAAATATTTAGACCAATACATTGCTGTGATCGAATCGATTGGGTTTCTGAGCAAGTTTGGTGATATGGGAGGCGGTCAGTACACACTTAACATGAAAAGAATATTCGAACAGCTTACTTGGAGCTGCATCGAAAATGTAATAACAGAAAAATATGGATCGAAAGCAGCTCGCATTTTTCGAGTAATCAGGATGAAGAAGTATGTTGAACAGGAAGATATACAAAAGGAAGCGATGGTTCCGGCAAAAGAAGCAAAACAGTTGACTTACAAACTGATGCAggaaaattatcttcaaattcAACCTTTCCGCAAACTGGGAGGTGGAAATGCTGGAGCGCCAAAGTCATTTTTCTTGTTTTATGTTAACCAAACACAAATTGTTGCGATGCTGCTTGAAATATGCTACAAATCATTGTATAATTCTATCACACGATCAACACACGATAAAACCGTTAACAAGCGGCTTATTGAGAAAAGTCAACGGCTGGATAGTATTGTGGAAGCGATGAAGGACCGCGGGGAATCAGAGGATTACATTGCTGAAATACAGGAAACGTTAACACCCCCGGAAAAAGAGATACTGCACAAAGTGAAAATACGAGTGAAAAGCTTGTATAGCGCGGAGATTGGAATTGATGAGACTATTTTTCTTCTAAAATTATTTCAACAATATCAGAAGAAATAA
- the LOC129761155 gene encoding uncharacterized protein LOC129761155, with product MPYGLQVKWTEEMYDGAKTLADLNEWLKPHSRTNRLLNGTSRPQPRELSRPQPRGIRPERRFNINTHQENRPTNQRKCEACRGNHKLLECTRFKAMKPEKRNELAFKAKVCLSCLAFTNHMMRDCKRAKQCGINGCKFKHHPLIHKSQERNTSGQNESEGRSSPNTQEGEIHNHQQITKSNVFYQIVPVTLKNNDKIINTFAFLDAGSSLSLIDEEIANKLGLNGRIDPLILKWTQNVTRNEQNSRRVQVRINGNNEKEYVMKGVRTIKNLQLPEQSFNKEVMEKRYPYLKNLPLSSYSSIRPTILIGLSHSHLLIPFERRMRKPNEPTALRTKLGFLLDMFGNISSNVQGGHIMVIQQEEDMNKALHKYFSIEDFGVKLVKNLPKSAEEEKAEQILKSTMKYKDGRYEVGLLWKDEETKFPNSYNNAAKRLTTSERMLKKDPELKKWAIETFADYEKKGYIRKLSEEEIMKPVPRVYYLPHFIVHNKNKLPPKPRLVFDAAAKIQGVSFNTELLSGPDATTSLFGVLVRFREGAIAVCGDIKEMFHQVRIRAEDQHAQRFLWRDCDSSKKPDIYVMQVMTFGSTCSPSCAQAVKNHNAEKFRKYCPVATEAIIKQHYVDDYLDSFEELDKAAEIVLHVMKIHDHAGFHIRNFVSNSRKLFQSLPSERVQISGIKMFEEKDSMTEKVLGVYWNTTSDTLGYQIKLDKLGSDVTQMLRLPTKREVLAFVMSVYDPLGLISNITVHGRILILEERTGEVELHTFVDASEKAFCACVYVRSVSGNTPHVRLLSAKSRVAPVKPLSIPRLELQAAVLGSRLTKTIVEETRLKIVSKTFWSDSQTVLSWIKSPKRRSTFVMHRVGEILEDNRKNEWRWVPTDENPADEGTKEKLGKSQWFEGPDFLKLSESSWPSTEEKETGEELRETVLVHEELCKLSFIDKYKEYSDWWKLVKNLCVLNRTKER from the coding sequence ATGCCCTACGGTCTACAGGTGAAGTGGACCGAAGAGATGTATGACGGGGCAAAGACTTTAGCTGATCTCAATGAGTGGCTGAAGCCTCATTCAAGAACCAATAGACTGCTGAATGGAACCAGCAGGCCGCAGCCGCGAGAATTAAGTAGACCGCAGCCGCGAGGAATAAGGCCTGAGCGAAGGTTTAATATAAATACGCATCAGGAGAACCGGCCAACAAACCAACGAAAATGTGAAGCATGTCGAGGGAATCATAAACTCCTCGAATGCACAAGATTCAAGGCTATGAAGCCTgaaaaaagaaatgaattaGCCTTTAAGGCAAAGGTATGCTTGAGCTGCCTCGCATTCACAAATCACATGATGCGAGACTGCAAAAGAGCAAAACAATGTGGAATTAATGGATGTAAGTTCAAACATCATCCATTGATTCATAAATCTCAAGAGAGAAATACAAGTGGTCAAAATGAATCGGAAGGACGAAGTAGTCCAAATACACAAGAGGGTGAGATACACAAtcaccaacaaataacaaaatcCAACGTATTCTACCAAATAGTTCCTGTGACGCtgaaaaataatgacaaaatcaTCAACACGTTCGCTTTCTTGGATGCGGGGTCATCACTCTCTCTAATAGACGAGGAGATTGCGAACAAGTTAGGGCTCAACGGAAGAATTGATCCGTTGATACTAAAATGGACGCAGAACGTCACGAGAAACGAACAGAACAGCCGTAGAGTTCAGGTACGAATCAACGGCAACAATGAAAAAGAATACGTCATGAAAGGAGTGAGAACGATAAAGAATCTCCAACTCCCAGAGCAAAGCTTCAACAAGGAGGTGATGGAGAAAAGGTATCCATACCTCAAGAATCTGCCGTTGAGCAGTTACAGCAGTATACGCCCGACAATATTGATTGGACTGAGTCACAGTCACTTGTTGATTCCATTCGAAAGGCGAATGAGAAAACCGAACGAGCCCACAGCGCTACGAACCAAACTTGGATTCTTATTGGATATGTTTGGCAACATATCGTCCAACGTGCAAGGCGGACACATCATGGTCATTCAGCAAGAAGAAGACATGAACAAAGCTTTGCATAAATATTTCTCCATCGAAGACTTCGGTGTGAAATTAGTCaagaatctaccaaaatcagcTGAGGAAGAAAAGGCTGAACAAATATTAAAAAGTACTATGAAATACAAGGATGGTAGATACGAAGTTGGACTGCTATGGAAAGATGAGGAAACGAAATTTCCAAACAGCTACAACAATGCAGCAAAAAGGCTGACAACCAGTGAGAGAATGTTAAAGAAAGACCCAGAGTTGAAAAAATGGGCAATAGAAACATTTGCGGATTACGAGAAGAAAGGCTACATCCGCAAACTGTCAGAGGAAGAAATTATGAAGCCGGTACCAAGAGTGTATTATCTTCCACACTTTATTGTGCACAACAAAAATAAGTTGCCACCTAAGCCAAGGTTGGTTTTCGATGCAGCGGCAAAGATACAAGGTGTATCGTTCAACACGGAACTGTTATCAGGGCCGGATGCTACTACGTCATTGTTCGGCGTTTTAGTAAGATTCCGAGAAGGAGCAATTGCTGTATGTGGAGACATCAAAGAGATGTTCCATCAAGTACGAATCCGAGCTGAAGATCAACACGCTCAGAGATTCTTATGGAGAGATTGTGATAGCAGCAAGAAACCTGATATATACGTTATGCAGGTGATGACATTCGGATCAACCTGTTCACCGTCATGTGCACAAGCGGTTAAAAACCACAACGCAGAAAAATTCAGGAAATATTGTCCAGTGGCGACCGAAGCAATCATAAAGCAACACTACGTCGACGATTATCTGGATAGTTTTGAAGAGCTCGATAAGGCAGCAGAAATAGTACTACATGTTATGAAAATTCACGATCACGCGGGTTTCCACATCAGAAACTTTGTGTCAAACAGCAGAAAactttttcaaagtttaccctCGGAACGTGTACAAATATCCGGAATCAAAATGttcgaagaaaaggattcaATGACCGAAAAGGTACTTGGTGTATATTGGAACACCACATCTGACACACTCGGCTATCAAATCAAATTAGACAAGCTAGGAAGTGATGTTACACAAATGCTACGTTTACCAACAAAGAGAGAGGTACTAGCCTTCGTGATGAGTGTCTACGATCCACTTGGACTCATCTCGAATATAACTGTGCATGGTAGAATCCTCATCCTCGAAGAAAGAACAGGTGAAGTAGAACTACACACCTTTGTAGATGCTTCTGAGAAAGCATTTTGTGCATGTGTGTACGTAAGAAGTGTATCTGGAAACACACCACACGTAAGACTTCTATCAGCAAAATCAAGAGTAGCACCAGTAAAACCATTGAGCATACCACGCCTAGAGCTACAAGCGGCCGTGTTAGGAAGCCGATTAACCAAAACGATAGTAGAAGAAACAAGACTAAAGATTGTTAGCAAAACATTTTGGAGCGATTCGCAAACTGTGCTCTCGTGGATCAAAAGCCCGAAACGAAGAAGCACATTTGTAATGCATCGGGTAGGTGAAATCCTGGAAGACAACAGGAAAAATGAATGGCGATGGGTGCCAACAGATGAAAATCCAGCCGATGAAGGCACAAAGGAAAAGCTAGGAAAATCACAATGGTTTGAAGGACCTGATTTCCTAAAGCTCTCAGAATCGTCATGGCCTTCCactgaagagaaggaaacaggCGAAGAGTTGAGAGAAACAGTGTTAGTTCACGAAGAACTATGCAAACTTAGTTTCATCGATAAGTACAAGGAGTACTCAGATTGGTGGAAGTTGGTGAAGAACCTTTGTGTATTAAACAGGACAAAGGAAAGATGA